The DNA region ATCAAGTCTTCGTCAATGGTTATACTTCCTATGTAATTGAGCTCGGCGCCAGTACACTTAACTCTGTGAATCTTAGATTTTACTACGTGAATTTGCATGCGGCAAAGATAATTAATTTAATGCGATATTGTCAATTAATCGAATATCGTCAGCATATACGGCAATAAATGCTCTATAGTCTTTATTGTCCATCTTTCGTTTAACCGGTTTTAAGGTTTCTACTTCCGAAATAATGAAATATTCCAATTTCAATAAATCGTGTTCAGAAAACTGATTTTCAACCCATTCCGTTATTTCTCTTGCACTTTTTGTGCCAAAGTGCATTTTGGCAGTTTTTATGGTATCGTAAATAAAAGATGCTACTTTTCTATACTCAGGTTTTAGTCGTGTATTGCGCGAGCTCATAGCCAATCCGTCTGATTCGCGCTGTATTTTACACCCCACAATATTTACAGGGATATCATGCTTTTCAACCAGCTTTTTTATAATTTGAAGCTGCTGAAAATCCTTTTCACCAAAATAGGCATTGTGCGGTTTTACTATTTCAAAAAAACGTTTAACAATAGTACCCACACCATCAAAATGCCCTTGGCGGAATTTCCCTTCCATTTCATATTCCAATCCATCAAAATCAAACTGTTCAGAAACGGGGTTATCGCCATACATGTCTTGAACCGTTGGCGCATAAACCAAAATCCGGGTATCACTCAAACCTTTCAACAACATTACATCGTTGTCAAGGGTTCGCGGATATTTCTCCAAATCGGTGGGGTTATTAAACTGCGTGGGGTTTACAAAAATACTTACCACCACTGTATCGTTATCATTCAGGGCCTTTTTAACCAATTGTAAATGCCCTTCGTGCAAAGCGCCCATAGTGGGTACCAAACCAACAGATTGCTTTTTGGCTTTTAGTCCTTCAATAGCCTCTGCTATTTGTTGTCTTTTTGAATAAATCTCCACGGTTTAATAAAAAATTAACGCGTGCAAACTTAAGATTTTACAGGCAATTTGCATAAATTTTTGTACTTTTGCGTGTTTTTTATTTTGAAATACAACGAGTAGCACTGCTTTTCTTGAAGCATTGCTCTTAAAATTTCAACCGAAAAACAGATTAACGGCTTTTTTTATTGAGGCTATATTAAAGTATACAAAACAAAGCATATGAAAGATAAGAGGATATTATATGTATCATCTGAAGTTGTACCCTATTTACCAGAAACCGAAATTTCATCCATGTCATTTGAAGCCCCTCGTATGGTTAACCAACAGGGTGGACAAATAAGAATTTTTATGCCACGTTACGGCAACATCAACGAGCGCAGACACCAATTGCATGAGGTGATTAGGTTATCAGGAATCAATTTAGTGGTAAACGATTTGGATATGCCACTTATTATCAAGGTAGCTTCGATCCCGAAAGAACGCATTCAGGTATATTTTATTGATAACGACGAATATTTCAAGCGTAAGGCCACTTTGACCGACGAAGAAGGCAATTTGTTCCCCGATAACGACGAGCGTGCTATTTTCTTCGCAAAAGGCGTTATTGAAACGGTTAAAAAATTAAACTGGTCGCCCGATATTATTCACGTTCACGGCTGGTTGGCTTCGTTGCTTCCGCTGTACCTTAAAGAATATTATAAAGATGAACCTTTGTTCAACGAAAGCAAAATTGTTACTTCGGTGTACAATCAAAGCTTTGACAATACGTTGAATAAAGATATGGCCAACAAAATTAAGTTCGATAATATTGATGAAGGCGCCATTAAAACTTTGGAAGAACCATCATACAACAATTTAATGAAAGTTGCCGTTGATTATTCGGATGCGTTGATTGTTGGGTCTGAAAATATCCCAGACGACTTGGAAGAATACATCAAAGCTTCCGAAAAACCTATTCTAGAATACAAAAGCAAAGATGAATTTGGCGATGCCTACACCAGCTTTTTCAACGAAGCCGTTTTAAGCTAGTTAATTCATTTACTTACCTATATGAAAAAATCTGTTAAAGCCCTTAAATTTTCCTTTTTCATCATTTTTGCCGTGACCTCTTTTATTGCTTGCGATAAAGATTTTAGCACTTTAGAGAGTGATGTGTTGGGTGAAGGAAATTCAAATTTCAATACAAAAGTGGATTCCCTGCCCATTGCAGCTTATAATAAAAAACTGGAAGGGCTACGCATTAACAGACTGGCATCAAACTTGCTCGGTTTTTTTTACGATCCTGCTTACGGCACAACCACGGCAAGCATTGTTGCACAGGTAACACCGTCGAGTTACAGCCCTAATTTTGGAGAAACCCCGGTGATAGATTCTGTTGCTATAAATATTCCGTATTATAGTACAGTTGTTGATGCCGATACAGATGGCAACTCTATTTACCGATTGGATTCTGTTTTTGGAAATACCGAAGCCAAAATAAAACTGTCTATTTACCAAAACAATTATTTTCTATTGGAATATGACCCCAGTGGTGGTTCAACTTCAACCCAGAATTACTACTCTAATGCCAGTAGCAGCACAGAAAATTCTATACTAACACCCCAAGGTAACACCATCAATTTTGATGAGCATGTTGTCGATACCATCTACCAAACAAACAACTTTTTACCAAGTGCAAAGCCCAATTTTATTGGCACAGCTACCGATACGACACGCTCTGCGCCTGCCTTCCATGTTAAATTGGAATCAGATGAAGCTAAATTATTCTGGAAAAACACCATTCTTGATAAAGAAGGTGATGTTGTTTTAGATAATCCTGGCGACTTTAAAAACTATTTTAGAGGCCTTTACCTAAAAGCAGAAGCCATTAATAACGATGGGCAAATGGTATTACTCAATTTAGCCAATGCCAATATCACCATACATTATACTTATGGTGCGGCAGATTCACGATTACAATCTACTTACACCCTTAATTTTTCGGGTAATATTTTAAATACGTTTATTAATAACTTTGACCAACCTTTGGAAGATGGCAATGCTACCGAAGGCGATGCCGCACTTTACCTTAAAGGTACTGAAGGCTCTATGGCTGTTGTTGATCTGTTCAGTGGAATGGTTGAATGCGAAGATGAAGATGGCACCATTACCATGAGAACGGCATTCGATTGCTTTAAAAGAACTTATAGAGAGCTTGATGAAAATGGTGATTATGCCGAAAAAGTAAACGGCAATTATCCGCTTAAAAAATTAGTTAACGATGCCTTTTTAGAAGTTTATGAAGACTCCATTAATGCGGTAACAGGGCCTTATGGCACTGAATACCACAAATACGACCGCCTTTACGCTTACGATATTAAAAACAGTTTGCCCACAGTGGATTATAATCTTGACCCTGTAGAATCTTCAGCAAGTGCATTCAATTCAAAAATTATAAGTTTAAGCCAAAGAGATACCATAACCGGGAAATTCAAAATAAGACTTACCGAGCATTTAAAGAATATTTTGATACGCGATTCAACCAGTACAAAAATAGGTTTGGTGTTGTCTAACAACGTCAACTACATCAACAATGCTAAAATTTTAAACCCGACGGATGAGGTTAGCAATGTGCCAGCGGCAGCAATAATAAGTCCAAGAGGCACCGTATTACACGGCAACCAATCAGCTACCGAAAAGAAGCGTTTAAAGTTGAAAATATTTTACACAGAGCCTAAATAACCTCCACCGTTTATCTAAGCTTTTAGTGCAAAAGTCTTTCTTCGGAATGCAAAAGTGAATTTTGTCGTATAAAACGGCAAATTCACATAATAAATAACTGTTATAAGTTTTTATTTAACATATTTGTTTTGAATTTATTAACCCCAAAACTAAAACAAAAAAACTATGTGTGGAATTGTAGGATACTTAGGCACAAGGGACGCTTACCCAATCATTATTGAGGGCCTTAAAAGACTGGAATACAGAGGATACGACAGTGCTGGAATTGCACTTTTTGACGGTACAGACTTAAAAGTTTCAAAAACCAAAGGTAAAGTTGCCGATTTAGAAAAAAAATCTGAAGCTGAAATAACTACCCACGGTTGTGTGGGCATTGGCCATACACGATGGGCTACACATGGTGTACCTAACGATGTGAATTCACACCCCCACGTTTCAAACTCTGGAGAGTTGGTGATTATCCACAACGGTATTATTGAAAATTACGATTCGCTAAAACAAGAGTTAACGTCTCGCGGCTACACCTTTAAATCAGATACCGATACCGAAGTTTTAATCAATCTCATTGAATACGTAAAAAAAACAGAAGGGGTTAAACTTGGTAAAGCCGTTCAAATCGCCTTAAACCAAGTGATTGGCGCTTATGCCATCGCGGTATTCGACAAAAACAAACCCGAAGAAGTGGTTGTTGCCAAGCTCGGTAGCCCACTAGCTATTGGTATTGGCAAAGACGAAGATGAATTTTTCATCGCCAGTGACGCATCACCTTTCATTGAATACACTAAAAACGCGGTGTATTTGGAAGACGAAGAAATGGCTGTTATCCGTTTCCATAAAGGCATAAAAGTTAGAAAAATAAAGGACGATTCTTTAGTTGACACCTATGTTCAAGAACTACAAATCAATTTAGAGCAAATTGAAAAAGGCGGTTACGAACATTTTATGCTTAAAGAAATCCATGAACAGCCCAAAGCTATTCAGGATACTTACCGTGGACGATTGTTGCGAAATGAGGCTATTATTAAAATGGCAGGCATCGAGGACAACATGAAAAAATTCCTTAATGCCAATCGTATTATTATAGTGGCCTGTGGTACCTCTTGGCACGCCGGTTTGGTAGCCGAATATATTTTTGAAGATTTAGCCAGAATACCGGTTGAAGTAGAATATGCTTCTGAATTTAGATATAGAAACCCTGTAATTACCGAAAACGATGTGCTTATAGCCATTTCCCAATCGGGAGAAACAGCCGACACCTTGGCTGCGATCAAATTGGCCAAATCTAAAGGGGCGTTTGTATTTGGCGTTTGTAACGTTGTGGGATCATCTATCGCTCGTGAGTCGCATGCAGGTGCATACACCCACGCCGGACCAGAAATTGGGGTGGCTTCAACCAAAGCATTCACTACCCAAATTACAGTGTTAACTTTAATCGCCTTAAGACTTTCAAGAGCAAAAGGTACTATTAGCAGTTCCGATTTCCGTCAGCATTTATTGGAATTGGAAATGATTCCTGGAAAAGTAGAACAAGCTTTGAAGTCGGACGATTTAATAAAAAACATAGCCAATATTTATAAAGATGCCAAAAACATGCTTTATTTAGGTCGTGGATTTAATTTCCCTGTAGCTTTGGAAGGCGCGTTAAAACTAAAAGAAATTTCGTATATACATGCTGAAGGTTACCCTGCAGCCGAAATGAAACACGGGCCCATCGCCTTAATTGACGAAAACATGCCCGTTATTGTAATCGCTACCAAAAAAGGGCATTACGAAAAAGTAGTAAGCAATATCCAGGAAATAAAATCCAGAAAAGGTAAAATTATTGGTATTGTAACCGAAGGTGATGTGCAGGTAAGACAATTGGCAGACCACGTTATTGAAGTGCCAGAAAGTCTTGAATCACTTTCTCCGCTTTTAACAACCATTCCGTTACAATTACTATCATACCATATTGCTGTGATGCTGGGTAAAAATGTTGACCAACCCCGAAATTTAGCAAAATCGGTAACTGTGGAATAATTTTCCAAATACAAAAAAGTAGCTAAGGCGCAGTTTAATTAAACTGCGCCTTTTTCATTTTAAGCACTTCTATTTAATCAAATTAATAAAAATCATAGCTGATTTTTGTTAAAAATATATTATGCATGCATAATTTTTTATATTTTTAAAAGCACAAAAATATTATTATCTTTATTTTTATACGAAAATCCTTAACCTAAATTACACTAAATGAAAACAATTCTCCCCTTTTTATTGTTCCTTTTTGGCGGCTTTTTATACTCACAAACAACCTTTTCGGGTTCTGTGGTAGACGATAGCGGCAGCCTATTCCCGGTGCCAATGTTATTGTTGTTGGAACTACCACCGGAACGGTTACCGATTTTGATGGCAACTTTACTTTAACCTATAGCCAGGCCCCACCCTTCAAAGTACAGGCCAGTAGCGTAGGTTTTGAAACAGATACTAAAGAAGTTACTGCCAACAATCAAAACTTAACCTTTACCCTTAAAGAAGGTACCTCCCTAGATGAAGTGGTTATTTCGGCTTCACGAACACCTGAACGTATTTTTGAATCGCCCGTTACGGTTGAAAGATTCGGACTAAAAGCATTAAAAACTACGGCTTCTCCAGACTTTTATGGCGGGCTAGAAAATTTAAAAGGGGTTGACATCAACACCAACAGTCTAACCTTTAAATCAATTAACACCCGCGGCTTTGCCGCCTTCGGGAACAACCGTTTTATGCAATTGGTTGATGGTATGGATAACTCGGCACCAGCCCTGAACTTTCCGTTAGGAAACTTAGTGGGGATGATTGACACCGACGTACAAAACATAGAACTGCTTCCGGGTGCAGCTTCGGCATTATACGGGGCAAATGCCTTTAACGGTATTTTATTCATGCAAAGTAAAAACCCTTTCGATTTTCCGGGAATCAGCGTTTCCATAAAGCGAGGTGTTACCTCCCAAGAGGCAGCAGGCACCAATCCGTACACCGATGTAGGCATGCGTGCCGCATATAAATTCAGTGACAAGTTTGCTGCTAAAGTGAATTTTGGATATTTAAGAGGAACCGATTGGATGGCCAATGATTTGGACGATAAAAATTTAGCGGGAGGCACCAGAGAGACAAACATAAACTACAACGGTGTAAATGTTTATGGTGATGATTTTTCCATCAACATACACGATGTGGCTTTAAGGTTGGTCGAGCTGGGAAGAGCACCAGCTGGATCCGAAAACCTAGTTCCCTCGGTAGATGTAAGTAGAACGGGGTACGAAGAACAATATATGACCGATTATAAAGCCGAAAGTGTAAAAGCTGATTGGGGACTTTATTACCGCCCATGGGCCAACGATTTCGAAATTCAATATGTGGGGAAAGTTGGCCGAGGATCTACCATTTACCAAGGTGCTCAACGTTATATGATTGACAACTTTTCCATGCAGCAGCACAAATTGGAAGTTAGAAATGATAATTTCTTCCTACGTGGCTACATCACTTCTGATAAAGCTGGAGACTCTTATGTACTGGACGTAGCAGGCCCTAATTTATTAGCCAAATGGAAACCCCACGATGTTTGGTTTGGTGAATACACAGGCGCTTACATTCAATCGACTTTGGGCGGTGCCACTAACGAAGAGGCTCATGCCATTGCCCGCCAAACCGCCGAAACGGGACGCTTTATTCCAGGTACTCCCGAATATCAAAATGCGTTTGATGCCGTTATAAGCGACACCAACTTTTTAACGGGTTCAAAATTTCAGGATAATTCCAAAATTTACCATTCGGATGCCAACTATAACTTCAGCCACTTAATCGATTGGGCCGAAATACAGGTAGGCGGTTCGTACAGAAGATACAAGTTAAACTCCTTCGGAACCATATATACCGACGCTCAAGGTCCCATTAACTATTCGGAAGTTGGCGTTTATACCCAAATTCAAAAAACAGTTATGGAACGCTTAAAGTTAACAGGCTCGATTCGCTACGATAAATCGGAACTGTTCGACGGATTCTTTTCGCCGCGTTTATCGGCAGGCTATACTTTAGGCGAAGACGAAAACCATAACGTTAGGGCTTCGGTCCAAACTGGTTTTAGAAATCCAAACACCCAAGATTTGTACATCGGGTTAGTTACCGGATTGGGCGTATTGATTGGTGGCGCCAATGATAATGGCGACCGTTTTGTACGGCCATATGAGGTGAGTCAATTTGCCCAAAACAATTTGGGGCAACCATCTTCCATTTCTCAATCGGGTACTGCGGCCTACAATAACTCTCTATCCTCGACCGTGGCAGCAGGTTTGGCAACACACAACCCATCTAGCAACGGAAGTGAATATATTGGAAACTCAAGCTATGTAAAACCGGAGCAAGTAACCTCTTTCGAAGTGGGTTACCGCGGAAAATTAAAAAATGTTACCATCGATTTAAGTGCGTATTATAACACTTATCAAGATTTTATAGCGAACGAAACCGTGGCCGCTCCATACTACGGTAATGTTGCAAACTTCGATTTAACAGGTTACGACCCTGCCAACCCGGCTTCAGTGGCGGGTTTAAACCAAGATACTCAGTTCATTCTTGCCGCCCTCCAAAACGATGATTTTGTAAGATACCAAACCTACACCAATTCAAGCACTGAAGTAAACTCATACGGTGGTGCCGTTGCAGTAAACACAAAAGTATTTGGCAATTTCGATCTTGGTGCTAACTATACCTACGCTAATTTCGATTTC from Tamlana crocina includes:
- a CDS encoding DUF4270 domain-containing protein → MKKSVKALKFSFFIIFAVTSFIACDKDFSTLESDVLGEGNSNFNTKVDSLPIAAYNKKLEGLRINRLASNLLGFFYDPAYGTTTASIVAQVTPSSYSPNFGETPVIDSVAINIPYYSTVVDADTDGNSIYRLDSVFGNTEAKIKLSIYQNNYFLLEYDPSGGSTSTQNYYSNASSSTENSILTPQGNTINFDEHVVDTIYQTNNFLPSAKPNFIGTATDTTRSAPAFHVKLESDEAKLFWKNTILDKEGDVVLDNPGDFKNYFRGLYLKAEAINNDGQMVLLNLANANITIHYTYGAADSRLQSTYTLNFSGNILNTFINNFDQPLEDGNATEGDAALYLKGTEGSMAVVDLFSGMVECEDEDGTITMRTAFDCFKRTYRELDENGDYAEKVNGNYPLKKLVNDAFLEVYEDSINAVTGPYGTEYHKYDRLYAYDIKNSLPTVDYNLDPVESSASAFNSKIISLSQRDTITGKFKIRLTEHLKNILIRDSTSTKIGLVLSNNVNYINNAKILNPTDEVSNVPAAAIISPRGTVLHGNQSATEKKRLKLKIFYTEPK
- the glmS gene encoding glutamine--fructose-6-phosphate transaminase (isomerizing), which produces MCGIVGYLGTRDAYPIIIEGLKRLEYRGYDSAGIALFDGTDLKVSKTKGKVADLEKKSEAEITTHGCVGIGHTRWATHGVPNDVNSHPHVSNSGELVIIHNGIIENYDSLKQELTSRGYTFKSDTDTEVLINLIEYVKKTEGVKLGKAVQIALNQVIGAYAIAVFDKNKPEEVVVAKLGSPLAIGIGKDEDEFFIASDASPFIEYTKNAVYLEDEEMAVIRFHKGIKVRKIKDDSLVDTYVQELQINLEQIEKGGYEHFMLKEIHEQPKAIQDTYRGRLLRNEAIIKMAGIEDNMKKFLNANRIIIVACGTSWHAGLVAEYIFEDLARIPVEVEYASEFRYRNPVITENDVLIAISQSGETADTLAAIKLAKSKGAFVFGVCNVVGSSIARESHAGAYTHAGPEIGVASTKAFTTQITVLTLIALRLSRAKGTISSSDFRQHLLELEMIPGKVEQALKSDDLIKNIANIYKDAKNMLYLGRGFNFPVALEGALKLKEISYIHAEGYPAAEMKHGPIALIDENMPVIVIATKKGHYEKVVSNIQEIKSRKGKIIGIVTEGDVQVRQLADHVIEVPESLESLSPLLTTIPLQLLSYHIAVMLGKNVDQPRNLAKSVTVE
- the panC gene encoding pantoate--beta-alanine ligase, which codes for MEIYSKRQQIAEAIEGLKAKKQSVGLVPTMGALHEGHLQLVKKALNDNDTVVVSIFVNPTQFNNPTDLEKYPRTLDNDVMLLKGLSDTRILVYAPTVQDMYGDNPVSEQFDFDGLEYEMEGKFRQGHFDGVGTIVKRFFEIVKPHNAYFGEKDFQQLQIIKKLVEKHDIPVNIVGCKIQRESDGLAMSSRNTRLKPEYRKVASFIYDTIKTAKMHFGTKSAREITEWVENQFSEHDLLKLEYFIISEVETLKPVKRKMDNKDYRAFIAVYADDIRLIDNIALN
- a CDS encoding glycogen/starch synthase, whose protein sequence is MKDKRILYVSSEVVPYLPETEISSMSFEAPRMVNQQGGQIRIFMPRYGNINERRHQLHEVIRLSGINLVVNDLDMPLIIKVASIPKERIQVYFIDNDEYFKRKATLTDEEGNLFPDNDERAIFFAKGVIETVKKLNWSPDIIHVHGWLASLLPLYLKEYYKDEPLFNESKIVTSVYNQSFDNTLNKDMANKIKFDNIDEGAIKTLEEPSYNNLMKVAVDYSDALIVGSENIPDDLEEYIKASEKPILEYKSKDEFGDAYTSFFNEAVLS
- a CDS encoding TonB-dependent receptor, giving the protein MVVGTTTGTVTDFDGNFTLTYSQAPPFKVQASSVGFETDTKEVTANNQNLTFTLKEGTSLDEVVISASRTPERIFESPVTVERFGLKALKTTASPDFYGGLENLKGVDINTNSLTFKSINTRGFAAFGNNRFMQLVDGMDNSAPALNFPLGNLVGMIDTDVQNIELLPGAASALYGANAFNGILFMQSKNPFDFPGISVSIKRGVTSQEAAGTNPYTDVGMRAAYKFSDKFAAKVNFGYLRGTDWMANDLDDKNLAGGTRETNINYNGVNVYGDDFSINIHDVALRLVELGRAPAGSENLVPSVDVSRTGYEEQYMTDYKAESVKADWGLYYRPWANDFEIQYVGKVGRGSTIYQGAQRYMIDNFSMQQHKLEVRNDNFFLRGYITSDKAGDSYVLDVAGPNLLAKWKPHDVWFGEYTGAYIQSTLGGATNEEAHAIARQTAETGRFIPGTPEYQNAFDAVISDTNFLTGSKFQDNSKIYHSDANYNFSHLIDWAEIQVGGSYRRYKLNSFGTIYTDAQGPINYSEVGVYTQIQKTVMERLKLTGSIRYDKSELFDGFFSPRLSAGYTLGEDENHNVRASVQTGFRNPNTQDLYIGLVTGLGVLIGGANDNGDRFVRPYEVSQFAQNNLGQPSSISQSGTAAYNNSLSSTVAAGLATHNPSSNGSEYIGNSSYVKPEQVTSFEVGYRGKLKNVTIDLSAYYNTYQDFIANETVAAPYYGNVANFDLTGYDPANPASVAGLNQDTQFILAALQNDDFVRYQTYTNSSTEVNSYGGAVAVNTKVFGNFDLGANYTYANFDFDKKANPNFRPSFNTPEHKVKASFGNTELFKNFGFNLAWRWSDNYLWQSSFGDGEIDSYHVVDAQLNYTVPSIKSSFKIGASNLLNNEYATAFGTGNIGSIYYLSWTINNL